A segment of the Meles meles chromosome 4, mMelMel3.1 paternal haplotype, whole genome shotgun sequence genome:
CAGGTTCTTTCCCCCAACTACCTACACACCACAACAGCCTCAGGGGCTTAGACTCCTAGATCGAACTCTGTCAATTCTCCACGCAGTCAGCCAGCTCCTTCTGTGGACTCTGGTTTCTCCATTGTCTTTCAGGAACGCAAAGTTCCTATTTTAGTGTCTTCCAACAATTACAGAGAGCGGTTAAGTCCTCAAGAAACAGTATTTATAAGTCATACAACCTCTGTTAAACAACTCCTCTCCGAGATCACTTCATTGGAAGACAAAGCGCTGTTTCTTCCCATTCGACCCCATTCTCAATTCTCTTACTTCCCAGGCCCCTTCTACATGGTTTGAGGGAAAATAAAGAACATGAAATCACCCAAGCAAAATGGGGACAAAAGACAGTTACTTGGTTTCTCTTCAGCTCCATCTAAGGATCTAGaccagagaagcagggggagcctACATCAGAGACCACTGGACTAAGCAGCTGACAAACCGTGATTTGTCAGGTTACAGCATCAGTTCATTCCCATGAGGTGTGGGGCTGAGGCAGCAGAAAGCAAGCCTTCAGCTAAGGCTGCGCCCGGGCTGTGGCAACCAGCAGCCCAGTGATGTACTGCGTTACCCTTCATACCACCAGCTCGGCCCACCTGACGTGAGGCAGATGACCTCGGAGCCCTGGCGGCTTTAATGACGTCTCCTTCCAGAGAAAAGACTCGTGCTGCCACGGGCTTCATCTGCGTGACTGATACCAGTGTTACAAACACCCCAAACCCCAGAGCCCCCAGCGGAGAAGAAGCGCTGCAGCCCTGCCGGGGAGCAGCACACATGAGGCCAGGGAGATGCAGGGGCAGATTTAATTTACACAGCAGCCACTTGGGGCCCAGTCAGAGCCGGGGCAGTAGGGCAGATCTATAACCAGAGGGCACCTCCTGACGTTTCCCTTGAAGCCCAGTCCTCACAGACACTTAGATGGGGCTCCCTGGATTGTGCAGAGGACGCTCTAGTCAAAAGGAGATTCGGAAATAAGGCTGTCCCCAAAGCTGGGGGAAGTCCATGGCCTGGAGATGGTCGCCTACATGGTGGCCCAGGGGTCTGAGAGTCCAGTCCACGTCCCGGGCACAGTCCTCACAGCCTGTGGCCCTAGAGGAAGCCCTCCCGGCGGAACTGTTCCTGGAGAAGGGCGCGGTACTGGTCAAACCCCCCCTCGACCCGTGTGACGCCGCCGCCTTCGCACACCCACAACTCCCGGCACACCAGCCGGATGAAGCGCTCGTCGTGGGACACCAAAATCACGCCGCCCTGAAAGACACGAGGCCAGGGGCACTCAGGGGCACCTCAGCGGTGCTGAGGCCTGGGGAGAGGTGGGCAGCCTGAAGGCACACTCACCCTGAAATTGTTGAGAGCACGGCCCAGAGCCTCAATCGTCTCCATATCCAGGTGGTTCGTTGGCTCATCCAGAATGTAGAAGTTGGGGCTGGAAGGCAGTGTCCAAGGAGGCAGGCAGTTACGGGGCTGGGAGAAAATGAACTCCCCGATATGGAGACAAGACAAACATTTTCCACTACACGAGACGGGGAGAGGAGAAGGCCAGAGCTCACCAGGGCATGGTCATCTGAGCAAAGGCTACCCGGCTCTTCTGGCCTCCGGACAAGCTGGCAACAGGGCGCATGGCCAGTTCTCCAGAGATGCCATACCGGCCGAGCTGGTGACGATACTCCTCCTCAGGCCGCCCTGGAACAGGCCTCACCCCATCAAGTGGGTTCTTGAGCCGACTCCCTCCCATCACACTCCCCTCAGCCTTACCTCAATGCCCATGTCCTTATACCTAGACTcagggctcgctgctcagcaccCCACCCCAAGGCAGGCCTAGCTGTAGGGGTCCCCTCTTTCCTCCACTCGAGTCCCTACAGTACCGGGAAACTTGCGGGCCAGCAGTTCCACTGCGCTGATATTCAGGTCCAGCTGCTCCACATGGTGCTGGCTGAAGTAGCCAATCTTCAGATTCCTACAGGCAGAAACAAAGGTGGAAAGACAGGGTGGAAGGCAATGCCCATAAAGGAGTGCAGCTACAGAGTCGCTGGGGACTGGAGGGCTTTACCTGTGAGCATGTCTGATGCCCCGAACAGGTGCCAGGTCCCCCATGAGCAGCTTCAGCATGGTAGACTTCCCAGCCCCATTCTCCCCAACCTGTCAAAAGAACCACGAGAATGCTGAAGAGTTGTCATGGGCAGAACACAGAAGCAAAGGAGATGAGCACTGGTTCTGACCAATGACTCCTTCAACaaccaataaaaaatattaaagatcgggcgcctgggtggctcagtggtttaagccgctgccttcagctcaggtcatgatctcagggtcctgggatcgagtcccacatcgggctctctgcttggcagggaggctgcttccctctcactctctctgcctgcctctctgcctacttatgatctctctctgtcaaataaataaataaaatctttaaaaaaaaatattaaggatcTATGTAAATGAAGGAACTAGTAAAGACATAAAGGAAACTGACAGCTAAATACCTACTAAGAGCACAGGGTTTAACCCTCCCAAGAACCAAGTAAGGCAGCTGCTATCTCCATGCAAGGTAACCGAGCTACTACTTGGCAGAGTCAAGACTGGATATCTGACCCTGAAGCCCATGCTATCTCCTCCCTACTCCGTGGTCTGAGAAAACTCAGATCTGAGACTAGGAAGATAAAGTCTTGCTCTACGTATTCATAAAGTACCACCAGCCAGGCTTTCCAGCTCTGCAGGGAAGTAGAGCAAAGTTCTAGGCCCGGGCCAACTCCTGCTCCTGCATACCACTTCCCTTTGCTGACAGAGGACCTGGGTCAATCCATACCACGTGCTGGGGTGGGAGAGTCTCAGCTCACGGAACAGAGGAACAGCAACCATACCACACAAATGCGGGACTCGAGATCAGCAGAGACGGAGAGGCGGCTGAAGATGACGTGCTTAGGATCATAGTAGAAATCCACCTCATCTAGTTGCAGAACTGGCGGCGAGAACTTCTCAAACCCATCAGGGAACCTGCAGGAGGTGGTGGTAAGGAACACGGGAGCAGCCAGAAACATGAGCTCCCCACCAGCCTCTCGGCCCAGCACTCACTTCATCACCACCTCCAACTCCTTGTCCACAGGTTTCAGCTCTGGTCTGAGGAGAGAGGGGGCAGACTAGATTTATGGCTTTAAAAACTAACTGTGTTTGTTCTTATTACACAAGTAATGTATGTTCAGAGAAAACTTAGAAGAACCTTGTACTCCCACCATCCAGACTATATTCTTATTTTAGAGTACCTTCTTCTAGTTCACTCTATGTTGAAAAATAGGGTTATCCTTTTTGTAGGTTTTTGGCCTACCAGTTAAGACACCGTGATACATATTTCAATGTCACAAAAACCTATGCCTTTGATTTTAGACTCCCCTCCCTGTGCTCCCCCCCACCTCTAGAAAGGTTGCTTTCAGATTAAGCCCCAGTGTtccacatcattagtcattaaagaaatgcaaatcaaaactacagtaaaATATCACTCACGCCCACTAGgctggctaaaattaaaaagacagataataagtgttggcaaggatgtggagaaattggaacccgcGTACATTGCTGGGAGAAATCCAAAATGGTCCGGCTGCTTTAGAGAACAGTTTGgtaattcctcaaaaagttaaacacaggggtgcctgggtggctcagtgggttaaagcctctgccttcagctcaggtcatgatcccagggtcctgggatcaagccccacatcaggctctctgctccgcagggagcctgcttcctcctctctctctgcctgcctctctgcctacttgtgatctctgtctgtcaaataaataaaaatcttaaaagaaaaaaaaaaagttaaacatagaattatctTGTagcctagcaattccactccgaGGTATACAccccagaaaacagaaaacatatgtccatatataaacttgtacacaaatgttcagagcACTGTTAGTCATAAGAGCCAAAAAAGAGGAAACTTCCAATATCTCTTGACTGATGAGGCAATGGACAAAATGCTCTACGTCCTTCCAATGAAATATTACCTGACCGTAAAAAGGAAGTATGGATACGTGCTACGGCATGAAAGAATCTCACCAATACTACactaggtgaaataagccagacacaaaacatCACATTAtaggattccatttctatgaaatgtccagaataagcaaacagattagagaaaataaattagggGTTGCCTAGGCCTGTGGAGAGCAAGACTAATTCCCAACAGCAATGTAAAACGCTCTGCTTTCCTGTTGGAGAGGAGACTAAGGCTGGTTTCTAGAAAAGGGAGACCTAGAACGGGAGGGCAAGGGGTGGCCGGCAAAATGAGGGCAGAAATTAAGAGACTAGGAGTCACGGCCCGGTCAAGGGCACTGTACTCACAGCTTCTCCAGCATCTTAAGTTTACTCTGCACTTGAGAGGCTCTGTTGGCATTGTAGCGAAATCGGTCAATGAAAACCTGTGGGGACATGAGCGTAGGCACCGGTTAGGTTCCCTCACTCCTGCAGACTCCGACACCCATGGGATggggcccccagccctgcctgtcccCACACCTGGATATGCTGGCGATACTGCTGCTGTGCCTCATACTCCCGCTGCTGGTTAAGCAGCCGCTCCTGCTTGCTCTTGATGAAGGTCTCAAAGTCTCCCCGGTATCCATCTAGTCGCTGGCTGTGCAGGTGGATGATGTCTGTGGCTATGGCATTCAGGAAGTTGCGGTCGTGGGAGACGACCAGGATTGTAGAGGGCCATGTCTGAGGGGGTCACAGGATGGCAGGCCCAGTTTGGGAGAGCAGTCAGCTTCCAACCCCCCAAGTGTCTTAGAGGCAGACCTCCCCTGGACCTACTCTAACATCTATAGGCACTCACTTGCAGGTAATTCTCCAGCCACAGGATGGCCCTTACATCCAGCATGTTTGTGGGTTCTGGAAAGGTGGGGGAGGACAAATTTGGGATTGAAGAGCTACAGAACCTGGATGTTGCCATCTATCCCTACCCCAAAGTCAGGGTGGCCCCCTTCAAACTCACCATCTAACAGCAGAAGATCTGGCCTATAGAAAAGAACAATGTAAGCCTTAAGGTTTTAGGTCAGCAGCTCATGACCTCCCATGAGCCAAGCCCCATCCTCCACAGTATCTGTACACTGGCCCCAGAGACTCACCTAGCAAACAGAGCTCGGGCCAGGGCCAGTCTCATCCTCCAGCCACCTGAGAACTCCCTGAAGGAACAGAGATCACATCAGGGGTAGATGTTTAccaagagaggcagaggcagagtcaACAGTGCTGATAGCCAAGAATGGCAAGGGCCACTCACCGGGTGGGCTGCTGCTGCATTTTAGGGGTAAAGCCAAGCCCAGCAAGAATGACTGATGCCCTAGAAGTGAAGAAATTTTAGAACCTACTTGAAACAGGTGACAGAAGGGAAAGGTGAAATCTAAAGGAGGGAAGGGGAATTTTAAATACCTGGCAGGTGCCTTGTCAGCCTCAATCTCCTCCAGTTTGGCATATACTTCCGCCAACTGTGCAGCTTCTGAGCCCTCTGCCCTGGAGTGGGAATGGGAGGAAGAGCACTCAGCCCGAATGGGGGCATTCTAGGGGGAATGCCCTGTACTCTATGCAGCTGGAGAGCAGGCCACTCACTGCTTTGTTGCCAGGACAGGAATGCACTACAGAAAGCACCTGCTCAAGCCAGTGAGGGCAGTGGGCAGTGTGGAAGGAACAGGGCTTTACAGCTCCACAGTGTCAGGTTCTAAGCTCTGCTGATTACCAGGATGAGAGTGCCAGTTATAGACTGTGGCACTATGACAGGCACTCTCTGAAGAGCCATGGCTGCTGGTCATTCCCCATCTGGAGACCTTACCTGCCAGTAGCAATCTGGGCACTGAGCTCCCGCTCCCTCTGCAGAAGGTCCTCTCTCACGGTGTCACTCTCTAGCACACTCTGCAGGGCAGGAGTGTCATCTCCAGCAACCTCCTGCTCCACGTGCAGTAGGGAAATGTGGGCTGGAACTCGCAGGCTGCGAGTGGCCAACATCTTCAGGAGTGTCGTCTTCCCCAGCCCATTTCGACCCACCAGCCCATAGCGGCGGCCCCATGCCAGGTTCACATCTGCTCCAGCCAGCAGTACCCTACAGGGGTAGTAGGAAGAAGACAAAGGGTGCTTCTCTAAGGCAGGTATACAACAAATTTAGCCACAAAAAACccagtgttattttattttattttttaaagattttatttatttatttgacggagagagagatcacaagtaggcagagaggcaggcagagagagaggaggaagcaggctccctgcagagcagagagcccgatgcggggctcgatcccaggaccctgagatcatgacctgagccgaaggcagcggcctaatccactgagccacccaggcgccccaaaacccaGTGTTATTTTAAGCCCCATTTCATCTATCCAAATTCTCCtttaattggaaaaagaaaagcgtcacccctccccactgccactCCCTCACCTATCGCCAAAAGACACATCAAAGTTCTCAATTCGCACATCATACGATTTGTTCTTGCCAGATGATTCCAACCGACTCTCCTTTCTGCTGCCTGCCTGGCTGGCTGATGCCTCTTCCAAGACTCTTTCAAAGAGAGAAACGAATGGCTTTTAGCACTCCCAGCCACCCTTCCATCTCAATACAGACTGCTCTGTTCTCTTCTCAGCACTTCTTGCTGAACTCACATAGGAGTGCTGGTCTTGAGTGTGTCCTTCTCTGAGCGCTTCTCCTGCTTTGCCTTCAGTCGAGCCTCAGCCTTCTCTAGCTTCTTTGCATTCACTGTCTAAAGGTCCAAACACAACCATTTCAGCCTAGGCTGGTAGGCTCAGAAAAGAGCCCCAGAAAAAACATCTTAAGTTACCCTTTCAGTGAAAGACATAATCAGAAACCCCCAGAAAAatcttccaatatttttttttaaagattttatttatttatttgacagagagagatcacaagtaggcagagaggcaagcagagagagtgagagggaagcaggctccctgccgagcagagagcctgatgcgggactcgatcccaggaccctgagatcatgacctgagccgaaggcagtggcctaaaccactgagccacccaggtgctccatcttCCAATATTTAAAGACAGTCAACTTCCACCCCCACTATAGACATGgcccctcccttttttcctcctcctcaccgAGGACTGTTCCCTCTTTAGCAGTCCTGGAAGTTTGGTGCCACAGTCTGTAAGCGATAAGAAAAGCAGTCACCTTCTCCCTGAGGGAAGGGAAACTAACATTTTGAGTAACTAATATGAACCAGACACAAAGACATTTAAAGGAAAACCTTACAATACCAGAAATAGCTATCATCCTCCCCATATttcaaccaaaaccaaaaacaattcCCAGATTAAGAATACAGAGACTGAGGCAGATAAGCAACTCCTACAAGCTCATGCAGTTGATTAAAAAGTCACAAAATTGGTATGTAAACCTAAGTCTGTCCAGCTCGAAGGCCCATAAGTTTCCTACCCTATCTAAGAGCTTGGAAACTCTCCAACCCTATTCCCTTCATCAACGACTTCTTCTGCCCTCATTAAAGACACCAACTAGCTTCTACATCCTCATTCTTTTGAAAAGGAGTACCAAGAGTCTTGGGCTCcaggggctggctggctgggggtggggggtgggggcggggggagggaggctcAGACAAGGGCAGAGAGCAGCTAGTTCAATCTTCCCTCACTCTCACCGTAGTTTTCTGTTATCTTTGACAACTGGATGGGGGCGTCTAGTAGCACCTGGCTGTTTCCCTGGGTCTGTGGCTCATCCCTTGAGTGTAGGAACAGAAAGCGCAAAATTAGGAATTGAAGAAAAACCTCTATGGCCATCAGACCTTCTTCCCTGTCTTGTCTCCTTACCGTCCGCCTTCCCATCGTCCCCACGAATCCCCCTACCCTGGCACGTACAGGCGCAGAGTGTTGTACATGCGCTGGCACACAGCCCTGATGCCCGCGTCATCCTTGCTGTCCCCGGACACCTCCTGCAACAGTTCCCCCACCGCTTCCACCAGGTCATCCACAGACTCGAAGTCCGCGCTGCCGCTGTGCAAGACGCCTGGGCCGGGCGTGGCAGGTCGAGGAAGATAACGGGTAGGGTAGACATACAAGCAGTTTTAGTCCCCGAAACACGGCCCCACTCCGGGCTCCAGACCTAACCGCCCCTCGGGACAAGAGGTCACGCAGAGGAGAGGCCTAGCAGCGGTCCCCGACATTGCCCTCCCTTAGCCTTTCTCCCAGTGACTTTCATTTTGGCCTCCCCAGCGCGCAAATTCTGTTCGACTCACCCGTCACGTAGTCGAAGACCTGTCCGTCAATTTCGGGGAACTCGCTCCGCAGGATTTCAGCGCAAGTCGCCATATTCCAGTCGGGCTCCCGTCCGCGCAGGCGCCGTTAGACCAGAGCCAAGACGCGCCTCCTGCCGGTCTCCCAAAAGCTCACCCCCCCCTCCTTCCAAAGCGCATGCGTAGTGGTGACGTAAGAAACGCGCGGAGTGCCCGGAACCCGGTGGACCGGGTGAACGGGCCTGGAGGTACCGTGCGCAAGCGCCGCTCAGAGCCTACGCTCTAGCTTCTCTCTGCGCTTGCGCAACAACGTTTCCGCTGAAAAACTCGCCACATGTGCggttctctctgccttctgggaGCTGGAGCTCCGAGAGGCGTCTGCTGCGGGGTGCAGGGCAGCCCGCGGTTTATCAGGGCGCGATTCACCGATGGTCCCGCGGGTGGGAACCTCCCAAGAGATGGGTGGGTGATAAAGCACCCGGGCTCCTTTAGGCGCTTCTGTGTCAGCACGCCCAGCCGGTCCATTTTGGAGGCCACCGAGAGCTTTGCTGACTCATGCTTGGTCCTTGAGCTCTCAGAAGACCCCTGCACAGTTATGAGAGGCCCACGGGTTTTGTTTTGGTCCCCAGGGCCTATGGGCTTCTAGTATTCGCCAGCTTCCGTTCTCTCACCTCTGACAGGTCAGGGGACCTCTGCGAATTGCAAATTGCGCTCACCCAGTCCTAACATCACCTCAGGGTACAAGCCATCACCAAAGGGCTAGAAAATGAGGTTGGGTGCAAATTCACTGCTATTTATTCCCTACCTACACACCCAAAACAGACTTCTTTGCACCAGGAAGCTCAGCAAATGAGTGTATAAAGCTACTTCCACTGATTCCCTCTAGAAGTTAGGAATTTCCCCCCAAATGATGTTACTGCTTTACACTTAATGTGAATATTCTTCCAACCTAGCTCTAAGATTTTCACCTAAGATACATTATCCTTTTGCCATTAAGAAGGATCAATCCAACTATTTAGTTtaaaaagctggggcacctgactggctcaatcAGAGGAGCATGGATGGAACTCTTGATATTCAGGGTCCCAAGtttaagtcccatgttgggtgtagaaactacttaaataaaacttaaaaaaaaaaaagtttgaaaagctAAGCTACTAGATCTAACAACCACTTTATAGGCAACAGATGGAAAGAAATTCTGATGGGTAAACTACAAATGATGGCTTCTTTGATAACATCGCCAAGAGCTGAGAGAGAACCTGTGGTTTATAGGATTTAAAAAGTGAGGGGTgtgtgagtggctcagttggttaagtgctggactcttgatttcatctcaggtggcgatctcagggtcatgagaccgagTCCTGTATTGTGCTCTATGCTGGGTGAGGAGCCTGATTAAGATTATCTCCccgggcgcctggctggctcagtgggttaagccgctgccttcggctcaggtcatgatctcagggtcctaggatccagtcccggatcgggctctctgcacagcagggggtctgcttccctctctctctctgcccacctctctgcctacttgtgatctctgtcaagtaagtaaataaaatcttaaaaaaaaaaaaagattatctccctctccctctgctcttccccactctcctgcccccctctcaaataaataaataaatagcattcaCTGACCACAATGGACCTTGTTTAGATCGGATACACGTTGTAAAAAAATTCCACAGGACTCTTGGATTAAGTGTGAACACAAATCATGAACTACTAAGGAACTGGCCATGAGTTGGTAATTGTTAAAGTTGAATGAATGATAGGACATGTGAGTTTATTATATTTTGATACTtgtttgtatttgaaattttctgatAGATTTTTTAGGTTTAAAATGGCTGAAGCCAAACAAGGGAAAGATGATGAGGGCAAATTTGCTTGTATCTGCTCCAACACACCTGCAGGGTATAGAATACTCCCCTCAAGGACAAGCTCATCACAAGATTCTTTGGAGAGGGGAGGTTATAGAAAAGAATTCCTTTTATCATCCACTCACCAATGTTTGGGAAGCCTGGGTAATTGGGAAGAGGAGAACTGAGGTCAGTTGCTTGAGATGGAGGAAAAATCCAAAAGTAAACCTTGCTTAATCTCTGTTAATTAGAAAATACCTGCCTAAAGCTAAAACTGAACTAGGGAAGAATCTCTACCCTCAGGGAATTGGGATCAGGTGAAGCTGCTTGCCCTTGAGGTTGTGTTTTGGGGAGACCTGGGGTAACACCAGTCAGGATAAGGGCTTGGGTAACCTTGAAGGGCCTAACAATCAGCACAACACAACAGAAAAGCCTTAAGAGAGTTCAGAATATAAAGTTCTACTCACACAGGCAGCATGAGATTTGGGAAGAGCAATCCCATCAGTCCCCCTCCCCATTGAGCTCCCGCATTAACACTTAGCAACTCCGCTCTACAGTTTATTGGGTTTATAACTGGACAAAGTCACACGTGTACAAAATGAAGCTCACACTATCCCAAAGCAGAGTAGGGATTGAGGGCTGGGGATCCGTTACTGGCCTTTGGGGGAGCTCCGAGGTGAGGGGCAGCCAACCCTTCCACTCCAGAGAGATGTGgccacaggggaggggaggaaagggagcccACCTGGCTTTGGTCACAAAACAGAGAGCCTGGCATGGGCCAGGGCAGACAGATGGATGGTGGAGTAGGAGCCCCAGAAACCACCCTGCCCAGGGAGCCCAGGGACTGCTCCACCAGTCCCGCTCGCAATGTGGTTGGTCCAGACCTAGACTCAGGGGCTGGTGCAAAGGGAAGGCAgcaaagcaggagggaggagacaCTGAA
Coding sequences within it:
- the ABCF3 gene encoding ATP-binding cassette sub-family F member 3 isoform X1; translation: MATCAEILRSEFPEIDGQVFDYVTGVLHSGSADFESVDDLVEAVGELLQEVSGDSKDDAGIRAVCQRMYNTLRLDEPQTQGNSQVLLDAPIQLSKITENYDCGTKLPGLLKREQSSTVNAKKLEKAEARLKAKQEKRSEKDTLKTSTPIVLEEASASQAGSRKESRLESSGKNKSYDVRIENFDVSFGDRVLLAGADVNLAWGRRYGLVGRNGLGKTTLLKMLATRSLRVPAHISLLHVEQEVAGDDTPALQSVLESDTVREDLLQRERELSAQIATGRAEGSEAAQLAEVYAKLEEIEADKAPARASVILAGLGFTPKMQQQPTREFSGGWRMRLALARALFARPDLLLLDEPTNMLDVRAILWLENYLQTWPSTILVVSHDRNFLNAIATDIIHLHSQRLDGYRGDFETFIKSKQERLLNQQREYEAQQQYRQHIQVFIDRFRYNANRASQVQSKLKMLEKLPELKPVDKELEVVMKFPDGFEKFSPPVLQLDEVDFYYDPKHVIFSRLSVSADLESRICVVGENGAGKSTMLKLLMGDLAPVRGIRHAHRNLKIGYFSQHHVEQLDLNISAVELLARKFPGRPEEEYRHQLGRYGISGELAMRPVASLSGGQKSRVAFAQMTMPCPNFYILDEPTNHLDMETIEALGRALNNFRGGVILVSHDERFIRLVCRELWVCEGGGVTRVEGGFDQYRALLQEQFRREGFL
- the ABCF3 gene encoding ATP-binding cassette sub-family F member 3 isoform X2, encoding MTWWKRWGNCCRRCPGTARMTRASGLCASACTTLCAYCGTKLPGLLKREQSSTVNAKKLEKAEARLKAKQEKRSEKDTLKTSTPIVLEEASASQAGSRKESRLESSGKNKSYDVRIENFDVSFGDRVLLAGADVNLAWGRRYGLVGRNGLGKTTLLKMLATRSLRVPAHISLLHVEQEVAGDDTPALQSVLESDTVREDLLQRERELSAQIATGRAEGSEAAQLAEVYAKLEEIEADKAPARASVILAGLGFTPKMQQQPTREFSGGWRMRLALARALFARPDLLLLDEPTNMLDVRAILWLENYLQTWPSTILVVSHDRNFLNAIATDIIHLHSQRLDGYRGDFETFIKSKQERLLNQQREYEAQQQYRQHIQVFIDRFRYNANRASQVQSKLKMLEKLPELKPVDKELEVVMKFPDGFEKFSPPVLQLDEVDFYYDPKHVIFSRLSVSADLESRICVVGENGAGKSTMLKLLMGDLAPVRGIRHAHRNLKIGYFSQHHVEQLDLNISAVELLARKFPGRPEEEYRHQLGRYGISGELAMRPVASLSGGQKSRVAFAQMTMPCPNFYILDEPTNHLDMETIEALGRALNNFRGGVILVSHDERFIRLVCRELWVCEGGGVTRVEGGFDQYRALLQEQFRREGFL